One region of Flavobacterium sp. GSB-24 genomic DNA includes:
- a CDS encoding S8 family serine peptidase yields the protein MKYNFTFLLLLLSFAVFAQEDAWVYFNGKPNAQLFFDNPLTELSQKALDRRTNQNIALDITDAPLETSYVSQIKSSAGITVMAQSKWLNALHIQGTQANINALKTLPFVQKIEFADKTLNTTAKKVSETKTAKGLNKLEAAIDYSYGNSANQIQMLNGQILHQQNFTGEGKIIAVFDGGFPGVNTAQPFENLRNNNRILGGYDYTTRNANFYTGSDHGTKVLSTMGGYKENSLVGTAPNASYYLFITEIGALENPVEESLWVEAAEKADALGVDIITTSLGYFGDRDESRYNHTYSDMNGITNFISRGAETAFSKGILVLASAGNEGIQVEKHIGSPADAVSVLAIGSVSATKVRASSSSIGPSYDGRIKPDIMAQGVASVVSDPNGNIGTANGTSFSCPIMAGMAASLWQAFPTKTNKQIRQMILASSDRFTNPDNNYGYGIPNFGATLSVDDFVAEASFAVYPNPVRNEVSFSFLTENNTASVTIYSVLGQKLIEEKINNSNPVLSLQSLQSGLYFYSFDADNLHKTGKLIKQ from the coding sequence ATGAAATATAACTTTACTTTCCTTTTATTACTTCTTTCGTTTGCGGTATTTGCACAAGAAGATGCGTGGGTTTATTTTAACGGAAAACCGAATGCACAGTTGTTTTTTGATAATCCGTTGACAGAACTTTCTCAGAAAGCTTTAGATCGAAGAACCAATCAAAATATCGCTTTAGATATTACAGATGCTCCTTTGGAAACTTCTTATGTAAGCCAAATTAAATCCAGTGCCGGTATAACAGTTATGGCGCAGTCCAAATGGTTGAATGCACTTCATATTCAGGGAACTCAGGCAAACATAAATGCATTAAAAACATTGCCTTTTGTCCAGAAAATAGAATTTGCTGATAAAACTTTAAACACTACAGCCAAAAAAGTTTCGGAAACTAAAACAGCTAAAGGTCTCAATAAGCTAGAGGCGGCAATAGATTATTCGTATGGCAATTCTGCAAATCAAATTCAGATGCTGAACGGACAAATTTTGCATCAGCAGAATTTTACTGGAGAAGGAAAAATTATTGCAGTTTTTGATGGGGGTTTTCCAGGCGTAAACACAGCACAGCCTTTTGAGAATCTTAGAAATAATAACCGAATTTTAGGCGGTTATGATTATACAACAAGAAATGCCAATTTCTACACAGGCAGTGATCACGGGACAAAGGTGCTTTCTACAATGGGCGGTTACAAAGAAAATTCGTTAGTTGGAACAGCTCCAAATGCTTCTTATTATCTTTTTATTACAGAAATTGGTGCTTTAGAAAATCCGGTAGAAGAATCGCTTTGGGTTGAAGCTGCCGAAAAAGCAGATGCTTTAGGAGTTGATATAATTACTACTTCGTTAGGATACTTTGGTGATCGCGACGAGTCTAGATACAATCATACTTACAGCGATATGAATGGAATTACCAATTTCATTTCGCGTGGTGCAGAAACAGCATTTAGTAAAGGGATTTTAGTTTTGGCTTCTGCTGGAAATGAAGGAATTCAGGTTGAAAAACATATTGGCTCTCCAGCTGATGCAGTTTCGGTATTGGCTATAGGTTCTGTTAGTGCTACTAAAGTGAGGGCTAGTTCAAGTTCGATTGGACCAAGTTATGATGGAAGAATAAAACCAGATATTATGGCGCAAGGCGTGGCTTCAGTAGTCTCTGATCCAAACGGAAATATTGGAACCGCAAATGGAACATCTTTTTCTTGCCCGATAATGGCTGGAATGGCAGCCTCTTTATGGCAGGCTTTTCCAACTAAAACCAATAAACAAATTCGACAAATGATTTTGGCTTCTTCTGACAGATTCACAAACCCAGATAATAATTATGGTTACGGAATTCCGAATTTCGGTGCGACTTTAAGTGTTGATGATTTTGTTGCAGAAGCTTCTTTTGCCGTATATCCAAATCCTGTTAGAAATGAAGTTTCTTTTTCTTTTTTAACCGAAAATAACACAGCCTCTGT